Part of the Rhodobacteraceae bacterium M385 genome is shown below.
GCACCGAGATTGGCGCATCGCCGCCCACAGGCACGTTGCCCACCATGATCTGACGGCTCTTGCGCCGGTCGATGTTGCGCCAAGGGCGGATCGGATTATGGGACATGGGGCGCAGGCCTTCTCGTGCTGGTTAAGCTCTAGATAAGGCTGTCGGGACGCAGGGACAACGCGATGGTTCGGGTCGCGGCAAAAAGACACCGACCCGAGGGAGGTGGGGGGAGGATTCGATATTTGTAAAAAGGTGAAGGGAGGGCGTTGTGGCCAAGCCGCGCGGTTTGTGGGGAGGCGGGCGGTATTGGGGCGCTGTTTGTTGGGCGCCGCGCCTTAGGGGCGTGGGATCGGACGCTCATCCGTGGCCGAGGGGGTCTGCACCGTCACCGGCAGCGCGTTGCTGGCGTGGATGGCGGCGGCGACATCGGCGGGGATACCGGGGAACAGCGCGAGGGTCTGTGCCTGGGTCTCGTCGGGCGCGGGGCCTGTGGGGTTGTAGGCCAGAGCCGCCGGGGCCGGGTTGGGCGTGGCGGGCACAACGGGGGCCACATCGGGCACGGATGTGGCGTCGAACATCAAGGAGGCGACTTGGGTGAGGTCTGGGTCAGCCTCGGTATCGGCGATTTGATAGGTGGCCGTTACCGCATCGGCGGTAAGTTCCACGTCGCGCACGATTGTAGCACCTGTGCCTGCGGGTCCGAGCGCCACGCCGTTGACCGCAAAATAGAGAGAGCCCGCGTTGCCGGAGCGCAGGCGCGGCGCACCATCGGAGGCGGGCACCACGTAGCTATCGCCCGCGTTGAGCGTCGCCTCATAGAGGGTCGAGCCATCGGCCGAGGAAATGCGGACCCATGTAGGACGGGTCGCGAAGATCATCACCTCATCGGCTCGGCCTGCGGTGACTTGAACGGCGCTATTCGCGCTGGCCCCTGCATCGGCCACGATTGTTGGAGCTGCGGCAGTGGTTGTACCTGCGCTGGCTGGCAGGGTGCCGACCTCATCGGGGTTCAGGGTGGCCAGTGCGCCATCGCGGGGTGTCAGCACCGGGGCCTCAAGGGCTTGAGGACGGTAGAGCGTATTGCCCGCCTCGGGGCCCGGCATGGCGATATCAAAGCTTTGGTCGCCACCGAACGTTGGCGTACCTGTCTGCACCCCGGACAAGGGATCGAGTTGCGCGAGGGGTAAGGCCGGTGCTTCATCAATCGGGGCGATTTGCAGGCGTTGGATGTCGTGCAGGATCGCCCAAGCGCCGTAGCCGATGCCAAGCGCCAGAACGACCAGCACAGCGACCGAGCCCAGTGCGCCGGGTTCGACCCGCGACAGCAGGCTATCGCTTGTTTGCGCGTAGGAAATCCGTGACGAGGACATGACCTCATTCGGGTCCATCCGGCGCGGCGCCGTAGAGACAGAGCGTTTGACCGTAGCCGCCTGATTGCTGGCACTGCCGTGGATGCCCCGGAACCCGGTTTCATCGCAGAAGCGGCGGAACGTCCATTCGGGATCGATATTGAGGTAACGGGCGTAAGAGCGCACGTAACCCGCAATAAAGCCCGGAGACTGGAACGCGCCCACATCGGCATTTTCGATGGCGGCAATGTAGGTGGCGCGAATGCGAAGCTCTCGCTCCACATCAAGCAGCGACTTGCCGAGGGTGGCGCGTTCGCCGCGCATCAGGTCGCCAAGGGGGACATCGTTCAGGTCATAGCCGTCAAACGCCGGCATGGCGGGCACGTCGGACATGGCCGAAGGGGACACAGCCGAAGACGGGGTGCCAGAGGCTTGCGCCTGGCCCTCTGTCTCGTGGTCCCAATACTGCCCGTTGTCCTGGCCCATGCGGCCTGCCCCGATTCTATGGTTAGCCCACTCTGCCTAGTAGTGGTGCGTCCAAATACAACTAAATGTTACCCCATTCGGCGTGATTCCCAAAGGGCGTCTGCCGCGTTGCGCCGTAGATATCATGGTGCGTTGCACGAATGCACCCCGCAACATTGCAAAATCGCAACCCTAGGCGAGAACACGCGCATCATTTTCATTGCTAAATAAGGGCATAGATCGCGCCTGCACAAAGATTGCGCAGGCTCACAATTTTACCCCACAAATAGGCGTCAGCCCGCCAGTTCCTGCCGGTTCAATGCGCAGTGGGACCAAAGGCCATCCATTGCCCGCACCAGCCCGTCGATCATGCCCATGTCGTGCACCGGAGAAGGGGTGAAGCGCAAACGCTCGGTCCCGCGGGGCACGGTCGGGTAATTGATCGGCTGCGCATAGATGCCGAAATCGGCCAGAAGCGCATCGGAAATGGCTTTGGTGTGGACGGGGTTGCCGACCATTACAGGAACGATGTGGCTGCCGTGGTCAATCACCGGCAGTCCCATGCCCTTCAGGCGCAGTTTCAGCACGGCAGCACGTTCCTGGTGCAGATCACGCAGGGCTTGATCCGTCTTCAAGTGCCGCACCGAGGCCGCCGCCCCCGCCGCAACCGCTGGCGGAATGGAGGTGGTGAAGATGAAACCGGGCGCGTAGCTGCGCACCGCGTCACACATCTTTTCAGAGGCCGCGATATAGCCACCGTGGACGCCAAACGCCTTGCCCAAGGTGCCGTTGATGATGTCGAGGCGGTCCATCAGGCCGTCCCGTTCGGCCACCCCGGCCCCGCGCGGACCGTATAGGCCCACGGCATGGACTTCATCGAGGTAGGTCAGAGCGCCGAATTCGTCGGCCAGATCGCAGAGCTCCTTGATCGGCCCGAAATCGCCATCCATGGAATAGATCGATTCAAACGCGATCAGCTTGGGCGCGGCGGGATCGTCGGCCTCCAGCAACTCGCGCAGGTGCGCCACATCGTTGTGGCGGAAGATGCGCTTGGCCCCGCCATTGCGGCGCACGCCTTCGATCATGGAGGCATGGTTGAGCGCGTCGGAATAGATGATCAGGCCGGGAAACAGCTTCGGCAGCGTGGAAAGCGTCGCGTCATTGGCGATATAGGCCGAGGTGAAAACCAGCGCCGCTTCCTTGCCGTGCAGATCGCAAAGCTCTGCCTCCAGCGCCTTGTGGTACACGGTCGTGCCGGAAATGTTGCGCGTCCCGCCCGAGCCTGCGCCCGTGGCTTCCAGCGCCTCGTGCATCGCTTCCAGAACCACCGGATGCTGGCCCATGCCAAGGTAGTCGTTGCCACACCAAACGGTGATTTCCTGCTCGGACCCGTCGGGCTTTTTCCAGACAGCGTGGGGGAACTGGCCTTTACGACGCTCAATATCAATGAAGGTCCGGTAGCGGCCTTCATCGTGCAGCTTGCCAAGGGCAGAATCGAGCGCGGAATCGTAGTTCACTGGCGGTCTCCTCATCGGGGGCGCAGTCGCCTCCGCAGATAGATGGCTAAAGCGGGGGATTCCCGCGTTGGTGCAGACATATTGCGCCGGCCCCCATAACGCCAAGCTACATTTTGCCGCGAGGTGGGCCTTGATCTGCATCAAACATGCGAAAGAAAAGGGAAAACGGCCCCCGCTTACGTCGCATCACAGCGCTGCGGGGGCCATGGGGAAGCGGTGTTATTGGCTCAAACGTACATCGAAGGCCGGATAGCCGAGGCTGTCGGAATGTGTGTAGCCGCCGTGGCAGTCGTGGCAAAAGCTTTGCGAGATCCCCATGGGATCGCCATTGGGCTGCACCGCGGAATAGACCCAGCCATCGGTATCGGGGTAATCGGCGGTTTCGGCACGGGTCATAATGAACAGCGGACCCCGGCGCGGTGCGCCGTCGCGCAGAGTGTAGCTTTCCTTGGCAATGACAGAGCCTACGGGCATCTCGAAGGTTTCGTCGTCCTCTTCGTATTGAACGTAAGCGTCAAAGCCCACGTCGTTGACGAAGGTATTCAGGAAGCGGCCCCCGTGAAAGCCGGGCGCGGCGGGGCCGGTTTGGGCGTGTCCCCAGTCGCGGTACACGGCGGCGATTTCATTGTCGCCGGATTGGTAGTTCTCCAGCAATTCGTCGCTTACGCAGTCGTACAACGCGTCAATCTGATCTTGGGTGAAATCGAGGATATCAGCCTCGAACGTGCAAGAATGCGCGTCGGCAAAAGCCACGCTGCTGGTGGCCGCTACGAGGGCGGCGGAAAGGAAAAGGCGGGTGTACATATCTGGCTGTCCTGCTGGTTTTGATCCCGTGGTAAAAGCACGCTAATCGCTACCTTTCGGTTAACGAAATAAACCACGTTCACGTTATCGAGAGCGGAGTTAACCAATTGCATAGGCCCGCTGCCCTGCAATCGCGTTGCGCCCCCCTGCCCGGCTCGCCAAGATGGCGGCAAATGTTCCCCCTTTAGGAGTGCCCCCATGACCCTCGATGCCGTTCTCGCCCGTGTGGACGCCGATCTGGATGCCGCAACAGAGCGTCTGATGACGCTGCTGCGCGTGCCCTCAATCTCGACCGATCCGGCCTATGATGGCGATGTGGCGCAGGCGGCGCAGATCTTGGCCGATGACCTGAGCGAGCTTGGGTTCGACGCCTCGGTGCGAGAGACAACGGGACACCCGATGGTGGTGGCCCATGGCAATGACGCGGGGCCGCACGTGCTGTTCTACGGCCACTATGATGTGCAACCGGTGGACCCGCTGGCGCTGTGGAACCGCGACCCCTTTGATCCGGTGATAGAGGAGCAAAACGGCAAGCCCGTGATCCGCGCCCGTGGGGCGTCGGACGACAAAGGCCAGTTGATGACCTTCATCGAAGCGTGCCGCGCGTGGAAAGCGGTGACCGGGAAGTTGCCCGCCAAGGTGACGATCTTTCTGGAAGGCGAAGAGGAAAGCGGCTCGCCGTCGTTGGTGCCGTTCATGGAGGCCCATGCGGACGAGTTGAAAGCGGAAGTGGCCTTCATCTGCGACACGGGCCTGTTTGCCGAGGGCGTGCCCGCGATCGTGACGCAATTGCGCGGGATGATGAAGGAAGAGCTGACCATCACGGGGCCAAGCATCGACCTGCATTCCGGCATGTTCGGCGGCATCGCGATGAACCCGATCCGGGTGTTGTCGGGCATTTTGGCGGGCCTGCACGACGAAAACGGCGCCGTCACGGTGCCGGGCTTCTACGATGACGTGCCCGAGATCAGCGAGGCCTTGCGGAAAAGTTGGGACAAGCTGAATTTCGACGCGCAGGAGTTCCTGGCCCCCGTAGGGTTGAGCGCGCCTGCGGGCGAAGTGGGGCGCACACCGCTAGAGATGATCTGGTCGCGCCCCACGGCAGAGGTCAACGGCATCTGGGGCGGCTACACCGGCGCGGGGTTCAAGACGGTCCTGCCTTCGCAGGCCCACGCCAAGGTCAGCTTCCGGTTGGTGGCAGGCCAAGACCCTGTGCGATTGCACGACAATTTCGTGGCCTGGGTCGAGGCGCAATTGCCGCCCGACTGCACCGCCAGCTTCGCGCCCGCCATCGGCTCTCCGGCCAGTCAGATGGACACGAGCCACCCGATCTTCGAGACAACGCTGAAGGCACTTAGCGACGAATGGCCCGGCGATGCCGCGTTCATCGGCTGCGGCGGCTCGATCCCCGTGGCCGGCTATTTCAAAGAGATCCTCGGCATGGACTCGGTGCTGGCCGGCTTCGGCAAGGATGACGACGCCATCCATTCGCCCAATGAGAAGTACGACGTGGAAAGCTTCCACCGCGGCATCCGGTCCTGGGCGCGGGTCTTGGGCGGCTTGGCGCAGGGGTAAGACGAGCGGGCGTTGCTTGGGTTCGCCACAACCAGCGCGATAGAACCCTTGCATTCCGGCCCGTTACCGCTTTGCTAGGCGCATGACAAAGTTGGTACTGATGCATAAGGCGGACTCGATCTACGAAGATGAGCCGGACGTCGTCTATGATTTCCCGCGCGCCTACCTGAAAGCGGCATCAGAGGCTGTGGGAGATTGGATCGTCTACTACGAACCGGTTAAAGCTGGCCCACGCGGCTATTTCGCCGTGGCCAAGATCGACCGCGTCATTCCCAAGCCGGGCGTCGAGGGCCGGTTCCTCGCGATGATTGCGCCCGGAACCTTCCTGCCCTTCGACCAGAACGTGCCCCGCCTGGTAAAGGGGCGCCCCCTGGAAAGTGCCCTCACTGAGCCAGACGGCACGCCGAAGAAAGGGGGCGCCATTCAACGCGCCGTGCGCCGACTGCCCGAGCCCGACTTCGCCCGCATCGTGAACCTCGGCCTGCCGCAGGACCTCGAGCAGATTGAAGCGACCCGCTATGAACCGCAAGGCGCAACCCTCAACGAAGGGGCGCAGATCTTTCGGCGCCCGGTGCTGGAGCGTCTTACCCGAAGACCCTATCGTGATGTCGCCTTTCGCCGGAAAGTCCGAGAGGCCTACGACTATCGGTGTGCCATGTCGGGCCTGATGCTCCGCAACGGCGGCGGCCGGCCGGAAGTCCAGGCGGCCCACATCCGACCCGTCGAGCATCAGGGCAGCGATTCCGTTCGCAACGGGCTCGCCTTGTCAGGCACATTGCATTGGATGTTCGACCGTGGGCTGATCTCGGTCGCCGACGACTGCCAAACCATCCTCGTCTCTCACAACAAGGTGCCCAGCGACGTGGTGACCCGCCTTCTGCCCAAGAACGGGAAGCTTGTCCGCCCCGTCGATGAGCGCAATACGCCCCACCCCGAAAACCTCCGATGGCACCGCGAGAATGTATTCGGGCGCGCGTTGGAGGGAGAACCTGCCCCATGGGGGTAATCGCGATCGGCAATGCCCTAGGGGGCTCTGCCCCCACGTCTTTTCCCAAGGAAAAGCCGCCCCCCGGGAATATTTTTAGAACGAGGAAGCGGCCCGTAACGCTTTCTTAACCAATCGCGCGCTAGTGTCATGGCACGGTACAGGCTGGGAAGCCGATGACCGTGAACGAGGAAGGCCCCCGGTTTTAAACTGGGGGCTGACCTTAAATTCCTCGTTCTTCAAATATCCATCTTAACTGCACAACCGATGCCGCAGACGAAGCGCTGGTTGGAGGCCGTAACCCTAGGCAGACGATGGCTCTGATCCCAGCCGCGCCGCGATGCGCCAGAAACGGATCACCAAGACGAAACCAGCCACCGCGAGGCCGATTGCCAGACCGACCCAAATGCCTTCGCCCTCCCATCCCAGGGGAAAGCCGAGCGCATAGGCCAGGGGCACCCCAATGATCCAGTAGCTGATGAAGGCGTAGACCATGGGCACGTTGGTATCCTGCACGCCGCGCAGCAGGCCCAGCGCCATGACCTGTGCGGCATCGGCCAATTGAAAGATACAGGCCACGATCAACAGGCTGGCGCCGATGGCAATGATCTGCGGGCGCAAGGCGTCGGAGGGGTCTACGAAAAGGCCCACCAATGGCTCGGCAAAGGACATCAGCGCCACGATCGTCACAGCCACCGTGACGCCCGACAGGATAAGCGCGGCCCAAGCGGCGAGGCGCAGGGCGGGCGCGTCGTTGCGGCTTCGGGTGCGGCCAATGCGGACTGTCGCCGCAGAGCTGAGGCCGATGTGGATCATGAATGTGACCGATATGATCTGGAGCGCGATCCCGTGGGCGGCCAGTTCCATCGTGCCGATCCAGCCCATCATGATCATCGTGGCCATGAACAACCCGGCCTCCGACAACAACGTGATCGCGATTGGCCAGCCCAAGCGGAAGACCTGCAAGAGCGCCTCCCAATCGGGGCGCCAGAAGCGGGTGAATAGCGCGTAGTGGCGCAGGCCCTCGGCGCGGGAGGCATAGAGCGCGAGGATCAGCAGGATGAGCAGATTGGTAAAGACCGAAGCC
Proteins encoded:
- a CDS encoding DUF4115 domain-containing protein; the encoded protein is MPAFDGYDLNDVPLGDLMRGERATLGKSLLDVERELRIRATYIAAIENADVGAFQSPGFIAGYVRSYARYLNIDPEWTFRRFCDETGFRGIHGSASNQAATVKRSVSTAPRRMDPNEVMSSSRISYAQTSDSLLSRVEPGALGSVAVLVVLALGIGYGAWAILHDIQRLQIAPIDEAPALPLAQLDPLSGVQTGTPTFGGDQSFDIAMPGPEAGNTLYRPQALEAPVLTPRDGALATLNPDEVGTLPASAGTTTAAAPTIVADAGASANSAVQVTAGRADEVMIFATRPTWVRISSADGSTLYEATLNAGDSYVVPASDGAPRLRSGNAGSLYFAVNGVALGPAGTGATIVRDVELTADAVTATYQIADTEADPDLTQVASLMFDATSVPDVAPVVPATPNPAPAALAYNPTGPAPDETQAQTLALFPGIPADVAAAIHASNALPVTVQTPSATDERPIPRP
- the hemA gene encoding 5-aminolevulinate synthase → MNYDSALDSALGKLHDEGRYRTFIDIERRKGQFPHAVWKKPDGSEQEITVWCGNDYLGMGQHPVVLEAMHEALEATGAGSGGTRNISGTTVYHKALEAELCDLHGKEAALVFTSAYIANDATLSTLPKLFPGLIIYSDALNHASMIEGVRRNGGAKRIFRHNDVAHLRELLEADDPAAPKLIAFESIYSMDGDFGPIKELCDLADEFGALTYLDEVHAVGLYGPRGAGVAERDGLMDRLDIINGTLGKAFGVHGGYIAASEKMCDAVRSYAPGFIFTTSIPPAVAAGAAASVRHLKTDQALRDLHQERAAVLKLRLKGMGLPVIDHGSHIVPVMVGNPVHTKAISDALLADFGIYAQPINYPTVPRGTERLRFTPSPVHDMGMIDGLVRAMDGLWSHCALNRQELAG
- a CDS encoding cytochrome P460 family protein, with amino-acid sequence MYTRLFLSAALVAATSSVAFADAHSCTFEADILDFTQDQIDALYDCVSDELLENYQSGDNEIAAVYRDWGHAQTGPAAPGFHGGRFLNTFVNDVGFDAYVQYEEDDETFEMPVGSVIAKESYTLRDGAPRRGPLFIMTRAETADYPDTDGWVYSAVQPNGDPMGISQSFCHDCHGGYTHSDSLGYPAFDVRLSQ
- a CDS encoding M20/M25/M40 family metallo-hydrolase, yielding MTLDAVLARVDADLDAATERLMTLLRVPSISTDPAYDGDVAQAAQILADDLSELGFDASVRETTGHPMVVAHGNDAGPHVLFYGHYDVQPVDPLALWNRDPFDPVIEEQNGKPVIRARGASDDKGQLMTFIEACRAWKAVTGKLPAKVTIFLEGEEESGSPSLVPFMEAHADELKAEVAFICDTGLFAEGVPAIVTQLRGMMKEELTITGPSIDLHSGMFGGIAMNPIRVLSGILAGLHDENGAVTVPGFYDDVPEISEALRKSWDKLNFDAQEFLAPVGLSAPAGEVGRTPLEMIWSRPTAEVNGIWGGYTGAGFKTVLPSQAHAKVSFRLVAGQDPVRLHDNFVAWVEAQLPPDCTASFAPAIGSPASQMDTSHPIFETTLKALSDEWPGDAAFIGCGGSIPVAGYFKEILGMDSVLAGFGKDDDAIHSPNEKYDVESFHRGIRSWARVLGGLAQG
- a CDS encoding HNH endonuclease — protein: MTKLVLMHKADSIYEDEPDVVYDFPRAYLKAASEAVGDWIVYYEPVKAGPRGYFAVAKIDRVIPKPGVEGRFLAMIAPGTFLPFDQNVPRLVKGRPLESALTEPDGTPKKGGAIQRAVRRLPEPDFARIVNLGLPQDLEQIEATRYEPQGATLNEGAQIFRRPVLERLTRRPYRDVAFRRKVREAYDYRCAMSGLMLRNGGGRPEVQAAHIRPVEHQGSDSVRNGLALSGTLHWMFDRGLISVADDCQTILVSHNKVPSDVVTRLLPKNGKLVRPVDERNTPHPENLRWHRENVFGRALEGEPAPWG
- a CDS encoding MATE family efflux transporter, whose protein sequence is MTLSSHIRATLKLGLPLIGGQLAQVFIGVTDTVMIGWYGVEELAAVALGSSYFHLILILGMGFGLAVMPMVASAAARDDDQQVRRVTRMGLWISLGFAALVMPLFWYSEALLLWSGQTAQVSADAQTYLRIAGWAIWPGCLLVVLRSHLSALERPNIVLWAWVGGVFLNAGINWVLIFGNLGAPEMGIAGAATASVFTNLLILLILALYASRAEGLRHYALFTRFWRPDWEALLQVFRLGWPIAITLLSEAGLFMATMIMMGWIGTMELAAHGIALQIISVTFMIHIGLSSAATVRIGRTRSRNDAPALRLAAWAALILSGVTVAVTIVALMSFAEPLVGLFVDPSDALRPQIIAIGASLLIVACIFQLADAAQVMALGLLRGVQDTNVPMVYAFISYWIIGVPLAYALGFPLGWEGEGIWVGLAIGLAVAGFVLVIRFWRIAARLGSEPSSA